The bacterium genome includes a window with the following:
- a CDS encoding transposase, whose translation MARTITLELHAPTLAKQQAFRQMQVEFNRIANELAVAMVRGSLDAVETVAPTPAMARSAFELFERGAFEAMERLFPSGLDHPLTRMIRGQLKAAKSRTERSPLPKFKPYAPVVFGDQDWQLTSIEGRWKLTIPVLGRPVTVPVLVPMAQTEALQRLMLAGIPLEGRLYQRRGRWFFAATYLNDVPAPSASYAAVGVDLGRRHRAVAVAPGSNRRLFLSGKAHEHHLRRYDKVVARLAESGNRRALKRVVAKRERYMVHADRTLANALVAFAAHDKGSCIKFESFTSQTTPGAAREVESYRRIQRLVSRKAELRGIPVMAVNGFESSQRCYACGVVQPGNRRGRAYRCACGYHAHADLNAARNIAQTAIWSETIRIAGVGYNPGAQADGTAAAQVAGLIKGQADRMRSALTSLGEAVSHATLPTSPTLGVNASTNTYQMEGIEMASLVKDLTESGTKFVTGSLDNLKTYVDRTSDEMSRVDLVGVTRRVLDTAIDNTKKVVKLSAEPNGLDFFGKAKAVADGSLEAAKEVVNTISEEGKKADFIGVSTRMTMEGIASLRNQVDLTLETTKTVTNRLMPLATSTKPVATRAPQVTRVEIETEKPAATTSSKATK comes from the coding sequence GTGGCCCGGACGATCACCCTCGAACTGCACGCCCCGACGCTTGCCAAACAGCAGGCGTTTCGGCAGATGCAGGTCGAGTTCAACCGGATCGCCAACGAGCTAGCGGTTGCCATGGTCCGGGGCTCGCTGGATGCGGTCGAGACGGTCGCTCCCACCCCCGCGATGGCACGCAGCGCCTTCGAACTCTTCGAGCGCGGCGCCTTCGAGGCCATGGAGCGCCTCTTCCCCTCGGGCCTGGACCATCCTCTGACGCGCATGATCCGCGGCCAGCTCAAGGCCGCCAAGTCGCGCACCGAGCGATCGCCCCTTCCCAAGTTCAAGCCGTACGCCCCGGTCGTCTTCGGCGACCAGGACTGGCAGCTCACCAGCATCGAGGGGCGCTGGAAGCTCACCATCCCGGTTCTTGGCCGCCCCGTCACCGTGCCGGTGCTCGTGCCCATGGCCCAGACCGAGGCCCTGCAGCGCCTGATGCTCGCGGGCATCCCCCTGGAAGGGCGCCTCTACCAGCGTCGCGGGCGCTGGTTCTTCGCGGCGACCTACCTCAACGACGTGCCGGCGCCGAGCGCAAGCTATGCGGCGGTGGGCGTCGATCTCGGGCGTCGGCACCGCGCCGTGGCCGTGGCGCCCGGTTCCAATCGCCGCCTCTTCCTGTCGGGCAAGGCCCACGAGCATCATCTGCGTCGCTACGACAAGGTGGTCGCGCGCCTGGCCGAAAGCGGCAACCGCCGCGCCCTCAAGCGCGTCGTCGCCAAGCGCGAGCGCTACATGGTGCACGCGGACCGCACCCTGGCCAACGCCCTGGTGGCCTTCGCCGCCCACGACAAGGGCTCCTGCATCAAGTTCGAATCCTTCACTTCCCAAACGACTCCGGGTGCCGCCCGCGAGGTCGAATCCTACCGCCGCATCCAGCGGCTGGTGTCCCGCAAAGCCGAGCTGCGCGGGATCCCGGTCATGGCGGTCAATGGCTTCGAGTCCTCGCAGCGGTGCTATGCCTGCGGGGTCGTTCAACCGGGCAATAGGCGCGGCCGCGCCTACCGGTGCGCGTGCGGCTACCACGCCCACGCGGACCTCAACGCGGCCCGCAACATCGCCCAAACCGCGATCTGGTCGGAGACGATCCGTATCGCAGGCGTCGGGTACAACCCCGGCGCCCAGGCCGACGGCACGGCTGCAGCTCAAGTGGCTGGTCTGATCAAGGGACAGGCCGATCGCATGAGAAGCGCGCTCACCTCGCTTGGCGAGGCGGTCTCGCATGCCACCCTCCCAACCTCTCCAACCCTTGGTGTCAACGCATCAACGAATACATACCAAATGGAGGGTATTGAAATGGCTAGCTTGGTTAAAGATCTCACGGAATCCGGCACGAAGTTCGTCACCGGGAGCCTCGACAACCTGAAGACGTACGTCGATCGTACCTCGGATGAGATGAGCCGCGTCGACCTGGTCGGCGTGACCCGTCGCGTCCTGGATACGGCTATCGACAACACGAAGAAGGTCGTCAAGCTGAGCGCCGAGCCCAACGGGCTCGACTTCTTCGGCAAGGCCAAGGCCGTCGCCGATGGCAGCCTCGAAGCCGCGAAGGAAGTCGTCAACACGATTTCCGAAGAGGGCAAGAAGGCTGATTTCATCGGCGTCAGCACCCGCATGACGATGGAGGGCATCGCGTCCCTTCGCAACCAGGTGGACCTGACCTTGGAAACCACCAAGACCGTCACCAACCGCCTGATGCCGCTCGCCACGAGCACGAAGCCGGTCGCCACCCGTGCGCCCCAGGTGACCCGGGTCGAGATCGAAACCGAAAAGCCCGCTGCCACCACCAGCAGCAAGGCTACCAAGTAG
- a CDS encoding 4Fe-4S binding protein — protein MRAPHRSHPLLKPDRRYFKLICGANFTDYPQLRYLSAVYALAGCDMIDVAATPEAVEAALAGIEDAQAIATHFPDATEPVVMVSVTASDDPHCRLAVKIEERCSWVCPHCRDACPHGAIDEGFNILADKCVGCDLCVPACPYEAIEMAHVPFNPSLTQLWEMGARALELHTGGGDRAELDSWRESCQEWVTKGGLFSVSLNAVQMTVDEAADLASHLGGWFPEDRIVIQADGKPISGTAGRESTLPAIAFSQALLGTGLKDAVQPAGGANDQTGVVATEREAAIAGVGIGSYARCIIAGKTEAQRALQQRDPGLTLDAVALEDIQRASVLVQSVNR, from the coding sequence ATGCGCGCCCCGCACCGCTCACACCCCCTTCTGAAGCCCGACCGTCGCTACTTCAAGCTGATCTGCGGGGCCAACTTCACCGACTACCCCCAGCTTCGCTACCTGAGCGCCGTCTACGCGCTCGCCGGCTGCGACATGATCGACGTGGCAGCCACCCCCGAGGCCGTCGAGGCCGCATTGGCGGGTATCGAGGACGCCCAGGCGATCGCAACCCACTTCCCCGACGCCACCGAGCCCGTGGTCATGGTCAGCGTTACCGCCTCGGACGACCCGCATTGCCGGCTGGCCGTCAAGATCGAAGAGCGCTGCTCGTGGGTCTGCCCCCACTGCCGTGACGCTTGCCCGCACGGGGCCATCGACGAGGGCTTCAACATCCTCGCCGACAAGTGCGTCGGCTGCGACCTGTGCGTGCCCGCCTGCCCCTACGAGGCCATCGAGATGGCGCATGTCCCCTTCAACCCGTCCTTGACCCAGCTCTGGGAGATGGGCGCCCGCGCCCTCGAGCTGCACACGGGCGGCGGCGATCGCGCCGAGCTCGACTCCTGGCGCGAGAGCTGCCAAGAGTGGGTCACCAAGGGCGGCCTCTTCTCGGTCAGCCTCAACGCGGTGCAGATGACGGTGGACGAAGCCGCCGATCTGGCGTCGCACCTGGGCGGATGGTTCCCTGAAGACCGGATCGTGATCCAGGCGGACGGCAAGCCCATCAGCGGTACTGCGGGCCGCGAGTCCACCCTGCCTGCGATCGCCTTCTCCCAGGCCCTCTTGGGCACCGGCTTGAAAGACGCGGTCCAGCCCGCCGGCGGCGCCAACGACCAGACCGGGGTGGTTGCGACCGAGCGCGAGGCCGCGATCGCAGGCGTTGGCATCGGCAGTTACGCGAGGTGTATAATCGCCGGCAAAACCGAGGCGCAGCGGGCCTTGCAACAGAGAGATCCCGGCCTCACCCTGGACGCCGTGGCGCTCGAAGACATCCAGCGAGCAAGCGTGCTCGTCCAGTCGGTGAACCGATAG
- a CDS encoding anhydro-N-acetylmuramic acid kinase, with protein MIRVIGLMSGTSLDGVDVCMVRFSQAGRLRFEIEAFETYPLPEALKAAVLAQMRPETSRVDALCALDAELGAFFADAALRLIAEAGLSPEAVDLIGSHGQTIYHLPHGPYPSTMQLGDGSFIAVRTGITTVSDFRMADMAAGGQGAPLVPHADRTLFADPARAIALLNLGGIANITLMAPGGDRLLAFDTGPANMVVDRFVERLTEGRQHYDADGRIALSGRVQPELLDQWLQHPFFMARPPKSTGREDFGHAYADARYDEGLEAGVSGPDLVATATALTAHSVAQSLRAFAPPSLRPSEILVSGGGARNPALMAFLQEALAPVPVVPLDARGVSGDAKEALAFALFAYQAVQGLFNHAPDATGASTPLVLGKIAPGRNFAGVKLRATSSPEVGTESPNPLSQDLDLMTIPEILAVMNQEDARCLDAIASALPTLSALVARVQAALESGGRLFYVGAGTSGRLGVLDASECPPTFSTDPELVQGLIAGGDYALRNAVEGAEDDREAGAKDLAARGLNAKDVVVGIAASGHTPYVHGALAYAHELEAATGLIACNRLAERPAYVDELVELVVGPEILAGSTRLKAGTVTKLALNMISTAAMVRLGKVYGNRMVDVRVSNAKLARRALGMVQALGGVEAAEAERLLEASQGRVKTAIAMARCGLDAAEAERRLAEAAGRLRQVVGNPTP; from the coding sequence ATGATACGCGTGATCGGCCTGATGTCAGGCACCTCTCTCGACGGCGTGGACGTTTGCATGGTCCGCTTCTCCCAGGCGGGCCGCCTTCGCTTCGAGATCGAGGCCTTCGAGACTTACCCCTTGCCCGAAGCCCTCAAGGCCGCGGTGCTCGCCCAGATGCGCCCCGAGACCAGCCGAGTGGATGCCCTCTGCGCCCTCGACGCCGAGCTGGGCGCCTTCTTCGCCGACGCGGCGCTGCGGCTCATCGCCGAAGCCGGCCTCTCACCCGAAGCGGTGGACCTCATCGGCTCGCACGGCCAGACGATTTACCACCTGCCCCACGGCCCTTATCCCTCGACCATGCAACTCGGCGACGGCTCGTTCATCGCCGTACGCACGGGGATCACCACCGTCAGCGACTTCCGGATGGCCGACATGGCCGCAGGCGGGCAGGGTGCGCCCTTGGTTCCCCACGCGGACCGGACCCTCTTCGCTGATCCCGCGCGCGCGATCGCCCTGCTCAACCTGGGCGGCATCGCCAACATCACCCTGATGGCGCCCGGCGGCGATCGCCTCCTGGCCTTCGACACGGGCCCCGCCAACATGGTCGTCGATCGCTTCGTCGAGCGCCTGACCGAGGGCAGGCAGCACTACGACGCCGACGGCCGGATCGCGCTGAGCGGCCGGGTCCAGCCCGAGCTGCTCGACCAGTGGCTCCAGCACCCCTTCTTCATGGCCCGTCCGCCCAAGTCCACCGGGCGCGAGGATTTCGGGCACGCCTACGCGGATGCGCGCTATGACGAAGGGCTCGAAGCCGGGGTGAGCGGTCCTGATCTGGTGGCCACGGCCACCGCCCTCACCGCCCACAGCGTTGCCCAGAGCCTGCGCGCCTTCGCCCCACCCAGCCTTCGGCCTTCCGAGATCCTGGTGAGCGGCGGCGGCGCCCGCAACCCTGCCCTGATGGCCTTTTTGCAAGAGGCCCTCGCCCCCGTGCCCGTCGTGCCGCTCGATGCACGTGGGGTCTCGGGGGATGCCAAGGAAGCCCTCGCCTTCGCCCTCTTCGCCTACCAGGCGGTGCAAGGCCTCTTCAACCACGCCCCCGACGCCACCGGTGCGAGTACTCCGCTGGTCCTCGGCAAGATCGCTCCTGGGCGCAACTTCGCAGGCGTCAAGCTCCGGGCGACGAGCAGCCCTGAAGTCGGCACCGAGAGCCCCAATCCCCTGAGCCAGGACCTGGACCTCATGACGATCCCCGAGATCCTGGCCGTCATGAACCAAGAGGATGCGCGCTGTCTCGATGCGATCGCCTCGGCCCTGCCGACCCTCTCTGCGCTCGTCGCGCGGGTGCAAGCAGCGCTTGAATCAGGCGGCCGCCTCTTCTACGTGGGCGCGGGCACCAGCGGGCGCCTCGGGGTGCTCGATGCCTCTGAATGCCCGCCCACCTTCTCGACCGACCCCGAGCTGGTGCAGGGCCTCATCGCCGGTGGTGACTACGCCCTGCGCAACGCCGTCGAAGGGGCCGAGGACGATCGCGAGGCGGGCGCCAAGGACCTGGCGGCGCGCGGCCTGAACGCCAAAGACGTCGTGGTGGGGATCGCCGCGAGCGGCCACACTCCCTACGTCCACGGCGCCCTCGCCTACGCGCACGAACTCGAGGCCGCCACGGGCCTCATCGCCTGCAACCGGCTCGCCGAGCGCCCCGCATACGTGGACGAACTGGTGGAACTCGTGGTGGGGCCGGAAATCCTGGCCGGTTCGACCCGCCTCAAGGCCGGGACCGTCACCAAGCTTGCGCTCAACATGATCTCGACGGCCGCCATGGTGCGGCTCGGCAAGGTCTACGGCAACCGCATGGTCGATGTCCGGGTTTCGAACGCCAAGCTCGCACGCCGGGCCCTCGGCATGGTCCAGGCCCTCGGGGGCGTCGAGGCCGCCGAAGCCGAGCGCTTGCTTGAAGCGAGCCAGGGGCGCGTCAAGACGGCGATCGCCATGGCCCGGTGCGGCCTCGACGCCGCCGAAGCGGAGCGTCGCCTCGCCGAAGCGGCCGGGCGGCTGCGGCAAGTGGTCGGCAATCCAACCCCTTGA
- a CDS encoding S8 family serine peptidase gives MKRISIYLVAILVLSAGCTENIPNNAPIKQDYGINKISVQSIDNKAKIPGCITVWFKDELKIRQNKDMISFIGDKSSVINEIISSYSLVSMRSPGDKLNELEGEREKQEVRASNPGSHYHNPKSVYMLEFSEDVDTREIANKLWASNLVDEIGFPSRGITHASPPYAAPPTDPGFATSYRAASGSTYTSYPGNDIVYFPFNREAVFEGWNYYQYWVGSRPRAEVAVVDFSKFSACIDNINWDIPLARHFYWSTDWIGNKVLSTDGNWTSSVGPTHGTLVSSTLAADKNNGVGFCGVNPGVTVLPLAPDNDTRLWGEAIKYAANNGIKVIVMSQGLLNGMPAENDPYVRDCIAYANSKGSTTVISAGNSKLYVPYSSSNYSGAIMVAALDDYTGQDASYTNWGTNYGTRIDVSACGNNIPTSEGKLSTIVNPDGSMYDAPVWGGTSAAAPIVAGLVSYLYGIYPQLTYMNVRALLVASANVGPSASGKCLGLDMWDTTKNSTGNGSRMVDFLQAMQMLAWSSYSNYTGYAARAYNAMDFIIAKPRDGGWWTNNILQADTYGEKVGGGNPLSTRIVDFASYWGTGTGRNFGGSVVGWSGSNLNWNYYSSGFVERKNPDGSQLWGQAPADFNQNSYKYFSLGY, from the coding sequence TTGAAGCGAATTTCAATTTATCTTGTCGCAATTCTGGTATTATCTGCTGGATGTACTGAAAATATCCCAAATAATGCGCCGATAAAACAGGATTATGGAATTAATAAAATATCGGTGCAATCTATTGACAATAAAGCAAAGATTCCTGGCTGTATTACCGTATGGTTTAAGGATGAATTGAAAATTCGACAGAATAAAGACATGATTTCATTCATTGGTGATAAAAGTTCTGTTATTAATGAAATTATTAGTTCATATTCTCTCGTATCAATGCGATCTCCAGGTGATAAGCTTAATGAGCTTGAAGGTGAGCGAGAAAAGCAGGAAGTTCGCGCCTCCAATCCTGGTAGTCATTACCATAATCCGAAGTCTGTTTATATGCTTGAATTCTCTGAAGATGTTGATACCAGAGAAATTGCCAATAAACTTTGGGCTTCTAATTTGGTTGACGAGATTGGATTTCCAAGTCGTGGTATCACGCATGCAAGCCCGCCCTATGCTGCTCCGCCCACTGATCCAGGATTTGCAACGTCGTACCGAGCAGCAAGTGGTAGTACTTATACCAGCTATCCAGGTAATGATATTGTATATTTTCCCTTTAATCGAGAGGCAGTATTTGAAGGGTGGAACTACTACCAATATTGGGTAGGATCGCGCCCTAGGGCCGAAGTTGCTGTCGTTGATTTTTCCAAATTTAGCGCATGTATCGACAATATTAACTGGGATATTCCGTTAGCGCGCCATTTTTATTGGTCTACAGACTGGATTGGCAACAAGGTGTTGTCAACAGATGGAAATTGGACATCGTCCGTTGGTCCTACGCATGGCACGCTGGTTTCATCGACACTTGCTGCAGACAAGAATAACGGTGTTGGCTTTTGTGGCGTGAATCCTGGCGTAACGGTCTTGCCTCTGGCTCCTGATAACGATACGAGACTATGGGGCGAGGCAATCAAGTATGCTGCAAACAATGGCATTAAAGTCATTGTAATGTCGCAGGGTCTTCTTAATGGAATGCCTGCTGAAAACGATCCATACGTTCGAGACTGTATCGCGTATGCAAACAGTAAGGGATCTACTACCGTAATTTCCGCAGGAAATTCTAAGCTATACGTTCCATATTCCTCGTCGAACTATTCTGGCGCAATCATGGTTGCTGCCCTTGATGATTACACAGGGCAGGACGCAAGTTATACTAACTGGGGTACAAATTACGGGACCAGAATTGATGTTTCGGCATGCGGAAACAATATTCCAACATCTGAAGGCAAATTATCGACAATTGTAAACCCTGATGGAAGCATGTATGATGCCCCAGTCTGGGGTGGTACATCCGCGGCTGCTCCGATTGTTGCTGGCCTAGTTTCATATCTATACGGAATTTATCCTCAGCTCACATATATGAATGTTAGAGCGCTACTTGTAGCATCGGCAAACGTTGGTCCCTCAGCTTCCGGCAAATGTCTTGGGCTTGACATGTGGGATACAACGAAAAATTCTACTGGCAATGGAAGTCGAATGGTTGATTTCTTGCAAGCCATGCAGATGCTTGCTTGGTCTAGCTATTCGAATTACACAGGCTACGCTGCGCGGGCTTATAATGCGATGGACTTTATCATCGCTAAGCCGCGGGATGGAGGATGGTGGACCAATAATATTCTTCAGGCTGACACCTATGGAGAAAAGGTTGGTGGTGGAAACCCCCTTTCTACCCGTATTGTTGATTTTGCCTCATATTGGGGGACTGGAACCGGGAGAAATTTCGGAGGCAGCGTCGTTGGTTGGTCTGGTAGCAATCTAAACTGGAACTACTATAGTTCTGGGTTTGTTGAACGCAAGAATCCGGATGGAAGCCAACTCTGGGGACAAGCCCCTGCTGATTTTAATCAAAATTCGTACAAGTACTTCAGTTTAGGTTACTAA
- a CDS encoding carbohydrate ABC transporter permease: protein MKKALAYLVLILGAVSMALPFGLMLVTSLMTNAQAMAYPPRLWPDPIAWENYAKALTATPLWRYFLNSVLVSSVTVLGQVVTGAMAAYAFARLRFKGRDALFLVFLATMMVPPQVNVVPLFGLMCRLGWVNTYWALIVPGLFGAFGVFLLRQWFLSFPAELEEAAKLDGCTPWGTFWRIAFPTAVPAIATLAIFAFITSWNSFFWPLIVTNSDALRTLPVGLAAYRASFREITDWGTLMAATTLAILPAIGVFLAGQRYFIQGMLAGSLKD, encoded by the coding sequence ATGAAGAAAGCGCTCGCGTACCTGGTGCTCATCCTGGGGGCGGTGTCGATGGCCCTGCCCTTCGGCTTGATGCTCGTGACTTCGCTGATGACCAACGCCCAGGCCATGGCCTATCCGCCGCGCCTCTGGCCCGACCCCATCGCCTGGGAGAACTACGCCAAGGCCCTCACCGCCACCCCCTTGTGGCGGTACTTCCTCAACAGCGTGCTCGTTTCGAGCGTCACGGTGCTGGGGCAGGTCGTCACCGGGGCCATGGCGGCCTACGCCTTCGCGCGCCTGCGTTTCAAGGGGCGCGACGCGCTGTTTCTCGTCTTTTTGGCGACCATGATGGTGCCGCCGCAGGTGAACGTGGTGCCGCTCTTCGGCCTGATGTGCCGCCTGGGCTGGGTGAACACCTACTGGGCCCTCATCGTGCCGGGCCTGTTCGGGGCCTTCGGGGTCTTCTTGTTGCGCCAGTGGTTCCTGAGCTTCCCTGCCGAGCTCGAAGAGGCCGCGAAGCTCGATGGCTGCACGCCCTGGGGCACCTTCTGGCGGATCGCCTTCCCGACGGCGGTGCCTGCGATCGCAACGCTTGCTATCTTCGCCTTCATCACCAGTTGGAACTCGTTCTTCTGGCCCTTGATCGTGACCAACTCGGATGCCCTGCGGACCCTGCCCGTGGGCCTTGCCGCCTATCGCGCCTCGTTCCGCGAGATCACCGACTGGGGCACGCTCATGGCGGCGACCACGCTCGCCATCTTGCCTGCGATCGGGGTGTTCCTGGCGGGCCAGCGTTATTTCATCCAGGGGATGCTCGCGGGCAGCCTCAAGGACTAG
- a CDS encoding single-stranded DNA-binding protein produces the protein MSNPREQNITDNLTQLIEILPPALAHHLQALPDREQLVEVVMDLGRIPEARLPHHGVDLGETPVTREDLDHVIKRVGAFSGDNRAGIERTLHRISAIRNRQGMIVGLTCRVGRSVVGTIDIMRDLVESGRSILMLGRPGIGKTTKLREIARVLSTDLKKRVIVIDTSNEIAGDGDIPHPAIGRARRMQVPTPALQHAVMIEAVENHMPEVIVIDEIGTEQEALAARTIAERGVQLIGTAHGNSLENLLMNPTLSDLVGGIHTVTLSDEEARRRGTTKSILERKAPPTFDIAIELQDRDRLAVHQDVGDVIDQMLRGYMPSPELRQVTSTGRVEIQQAPVEDLSRQVTALTGEVGATIRIYPYAVSRSQLERVVRSMRMPVELTRSLRDADALLILKAYVKSAARVLSDAEERQIPTYIVKANTIPQIQKSLREVLHLDVQQVLHPGDESDALKEARQAIDHALASGQSVELRPRSAPLRKLQHELASRYQLSTQSTGEEPNRRVLIYPAELFED, from the coding sequence ATGTCCAACCCTCGCGAGCAGAACATCACCGACAACCTCACCCAGCTGATCGAGATCCTGCCGCCGGCGCTCGCCCACCACCTCCAGGCCCTGCCCGATCGCGAGCAGCTGGTCGAAGTGGTGATGGACCTGGGCCGCATCCCGGAGGCACGCCTTCCCCACCACGGGGTGGATCTGGGCGAGACGCCCGTCACCCGCGAGGATCTGGACCACGTCATCAAGCGGGTAGGCGCCTTCTCGGGCGACAACCGCGCCGGCATCGAGCGCACCCTGCACCGCATCTCGGCCATCCGCAACCGCCAGGGCATGATCGTCGGGCTCACCTGCCGGGTGGGCCGCTCGGTCGTTGGCACCATCGACATCATGCGCGACCTGGTCGAGAGCGGACGCTCCATCCTGATGCTCGGCCGCCCCGGCATCGGCAAAACGACCAAGCTCCGCGAGATCGCCCGGGTCCTATCGACCGACCTCAAGAAGCGGGTCATCGTCATCGACACCTCCAACGAGATCGCAGGCGACGGCGACATCCCCCACCCGGCAATCGGGCGCGCCCGGCGCATGCAGGTGCCCACCCCCGCCCTCCAGCACGCGGTCATGATCGAGGCCGTCGAGAACCACATGCCCGAGGTCATCGTCATCGACGAGATCGGCACCGAGCAAGAAGCGCTCGCCGCCCGCACCATCGCCGAGCGCGGCGTCCAGCTCATCGGCACCGCCCACGGCAACTCGCTCGAAAACCTCCTGATGAACCCCACCCTCTCGGATCTGGTCGGCGGCATCCACACCGTCACCCTCTCCGACGAGGAGGCCCGCCGCCGCGGCACCACCAAGAGCATCCTGGAGCGCAAGGCTCCGCCCACCTTCGACATCGCCATCGAGCTTCAGGACCGTGACCGGCTCGCCGTTCACCAGGACGTGGGCGACGTGATCGACCAGATGCTCCGGGGCTACATGCCAAGCCCCGAGCTCAGGCAGGTGACCAGCACCGGCAGGGTCGAGATCCAGCAGGCGCCCGTCGAGGACCTCTCGCGCCAGGTGACGGCGCTGACCGGCGAGGTCGGGGCCACCATCCGCATCTACCCCTACGCCGTGAGCCGCTCGCAGCTCGAACGGGTGGTACGCAGCATGCGCATGCCCGTCGAGCTGACCCGCAGCCTGCGCGACGCGGACGCCCTCTTGATCCTCAAGGCCTACGTCAAGAGCGCAGCCCGGGTGCTCTCCGACGCCGAAGAGCGCCAGATCCCGACCTACATCGTCAAGGCCAACACCATCCCCCAGATCCAGAAGAGCCTGCGCGAGGTGCTGCACCTGGACGTGCAGCAGGTCCTCCATCCCGGTGACGAGTCGGATGCCCTCAAGGAAGCCCGCCAGGCCATCGATCACGCGCTCGCGAGCGGCCAGAGCGTCGAGCTTCGCCCCCGCAGCGCGCCTTTGCGCAAGCTCCAGCACGAGCTCGCGAGCCGCTACCAGCTGAGCACCCAGAGCACCGGCGAAGAGCCCAATCGACGGGTGCTCATCTACCCGGCGGAGTTGTTCGAGGACTAG